A single bacterium DNA region contains:
- a CDS encoding 2,3-bisphosphoglycerate-independent phosphoglycerate mutase, translating into MVSESIVKEISIKTDSKILLLVLDGVGGLPQDGETEMERAKTPNLDNLASRSICGLTDAIGYGITPGSGPSHLALFGYDPVEYIIGRGVLEALGIGVELTHKDMAARGNFATMDNRGIIVDRRAGRIPTEKNREICALLGKKIEKIKGVKVFIRPGKEHRFVVIFRGDGLNGPVSDADPQKNGEKANPARALSSKAKKTEEVANSFINKATEVLKSQHPANTVLLRGISKVPRIPSMRELFNLSPAAIATYPMYKGLARLVGMEVLLTGESIEDELRTLKENFGKYDFFYLHIKKTDSSGEDGNLEKKVKAIEEVDRFIPEILNLKFDVIVITSDHSTPCLLKSHSWHPNPFLLHSKFIRVDGAKRFTEVECSRGGLGRFPAVSAMPLMLANGLKLKKFGA; encoded by the coding sequence ATGGTTTCTGAGAGCATAGTTAAGGAAATTTCTATTAAAACAGATTCTAAGATTCTGCTTTTGGTTCTGGATGGAGTTGGCGGTTTGCCACAAGATGGAGAGACAGAGATGGAGAGAGCTAAAACTCCTAATCTGGACAATCTTGCTTCTCGCTCGATTTGTGGCTTAACTGACGCTATTGGGTATGGAATTACGCCGGGAAGTGGCCCTTCCCATTTGGCACTATTTGGCTATGACCCTGTAGAGTATATTATTGGACGAGGAGTTCTGGAGGCGCTGGGCATAGGTGTAGAGTTGACTCACAAGGATATGGCAGCCAGAGGTAATTTCGCCACCATGGATAATCGAGGAATAATTGTGGACCGCCGCGCAGGAAGAATTCCCACGGAGAAGAATAGAGAAATTTGTGCTCTTTTGGGGAAAAAGATAGAGAAGATAAAAGGGGTGAAAGTTTTTATCCGGCCGGGGAAGGAGCACCGCTTTGTGGTTATTTTTCGAGGGGATGGCCTGAATGGTCCTGTGAGCGATGCTGACCCTCAGAAAAATGGAGAGAAGGCAAATCCTGCCCGGGCGCTTTCTAGTAAGGCTAAAAAAACAGAGGAGGTGGCAAATAGTTTTATCAACAAAGCAACTGAGGTTTTGAAAAGTCAACATCCAGCCAATACGGTACTTCTGAGGGGGATTTCCAAGGTTCCCCGGATTCCCTCGATGAGGGAACTATTCAACCTCTCTCCAGCAGCGATTGCTACTTACCCGATGTATAAGGGACTGGCTCGGCTGGTAGGGATGGAGGTTCTTCTCACAGGAGAGAGTATAGAGGATGAGTTGAGGACACTTAAAGAAAACTTTGGGAAATACGATTTCTTCTATCTGCACATCAAGAAAACCGATTCTTCGGGTGAAGATGGCAACTTGGAGAAGAAAGTGAAAGCGATTGAAGAAGTGGATAGATTTATTCCTGAAATTCTGAATCTAAAATTTGATGTGATTGTAATTACCAGCGACCATTCTACGCCGTGTCTGTTGAAATCGCACTCCTGGCATCCCAATCCGTTCTTGCTCCACTCAAAATTTATTCGCGTTGACGGGGCTAAAAGATTTACAGAAGTGGAATGCAGCAGGGGCGGCCTGGGGAGATTCCCGGCAGTTAGTGCTATGCCCCTGATGTTAGCTAATGGACTTAAGTTAAAGAAATTTGGTGCCTAA